The following proteins are encoded in a genomic region of Spirosoma sp. SC4-14:
- a CDS encoding DUF1572 domain-containing protein: protein MDTDYLNSVVRQFEYYKLLGDKTIEQLSDEELFWQYNEESNSIATIIKHLWGNMLSRWTDFLTSDGEKEWRNREAEFENDSTNKEEVLARWEEGWTCLLNALKMLTPADLDNVVYIRNMGHTVMEAINRQLAHYPYHVGQIVFIGKMVKNQDWNSLSIPRGKSQEYNNRKFTQPRRREHFTDEFLKTD, encoded by the coding sequence ATCTGAATAGCGTTGTCAGGCAGTTTGAATACTACAAACTGCTGGGCGATAAAACAATTGAGCAACTTTCCGACGAAGAGCTTTTCTGGCAATACAATGAAGAAAGCAACAGTATAGCAACCATCATCAAGCATCTTTGGGGCAATATGTTATCCCGTTGGACTGACTTTCTAACATCGGATGGCGAAAAAGAATGGCGAAACCGTGAGGCCGAATTTGAAAACGATAGCACGAACAAAGAAGAAGTGCTGGCCCGCTGGGAGGAAGGTTGGACCTGTTTGCTGAATGCCCTGAAAATGCTAACGCCCGCCGATCTGGATAACGTCGTTTATATTCGCAATATGGGGCATACAGTCATGGAAGCCATTAACCGGCAGCTGGCCCATTATCCCTACCATGTTGGGCAGATTGTGTTTATTGGTAAGATGGTGAAAAATCAGGACTGGAACTCGCTGTCGATTCCACGGGGAAAATCGCAGGAGTATAACAACCGGAAATTTACACAACCCCGACGAAGAGAACATTTTACCGATGAATTCCTGAAAACCGACTGA
- a CDS encoding hemolysin family protein, with protein sequence MEPYALLFGAILALVLAGFFSAVEMAYVSVNRLYFELHSKQGPLGEKLVSSFLKNPILFIGTTLTVNTLFLVLYSVLGVLALNPLLMSALPETWLKQEFVFIALETLILTIIFLPLADYLPKSLALIHPDRFLEALAVPLWIIYKTIAPLVRLLVGTARFFIQYVLGKRNPEIKPVFGLTDLNQYLQQLNQKADPEEELEIDTQIFNNAIEFRDVRVRDCLVPRTEITAIEVEDSVEDLRRAFQESGHSKIIIYRDTIDDIIGYSHALALFKKPQTVAEIVTPIITIPETMPAQDLLLRFLSERKSLALVVDEFGGTAGIVSLEDMVEQIFGEIQDEYDTNEDWTNQQLDDHTWLLSARHEIDDLNSTYGWTIPEGSYDTLGGLILAKNEDIPKVGDVIEFRPFTFTIVSMNGNRIDTVKVRLNRKFPE encoded by the coding sequence TTGGAACCCTACGCGTTACTTTTTGGTGCTATTCTGGCTCTTGTTCTGGCAGGTTTCTTCTCGGCTGTCGAAATGGCCTATGTATCGGTTAATCGACTGTATTTTGAGCTTCATAGTAAACAGGGCCCCCTGGGAGAAAAGCTTGTTTCGAGCTTTCTGAAAAACCCTATATTGTTCATTGGCACCACCCTCACCGTCAATACGCTGTTTCTGGTTTTGTATTCCGTTTTGGGCGTACTGGCACTTAATCCACTGCTAATGAGTGCCTTACCCGAAACCTGGCTTAAACAGGAATTCGTTTTTATTGCACTCGAAACGCTAATTCTGACTATTATTTTTCTGCCTCTGGCCGATTATTTACCCAAAAGTCTGGCCCTGATTCATCCCGATCGGTTTCTGGAAGCACTGGCCGTACCGCTCTGGATAATTTATAAGACCATAGCGCCGTTGGTACGCCTGCTGGTTGGCACAGCCCGCTTTTTTATCCAGTACGTTCTGGGCAAGCGTAACCCTGAAATCAAACCTGTTTTCGGGCTAACCGATCTCAATCAGTACCTGCAACAGTTAAATCAAAAAGCCGATCCAGAAGAAGAGCTGGAAATTGATACCCAGATCTTTAATAATGCGATCGAATTTCGGGATGTACGCGTGCGCGACTGCCTTGTTCCCCGCACCGAAATTACGGCTATTGAAGTAGAAGACTCGGTCGAAGACCTTCGGCGGGCTTTTCAGGAAAGTGGTCATTCTAAAATTATCATCTATCGCGATACCATTGATGACATTATCGGCTACAGCCATGCACTCGCCCTGTTCAAAAAACCGCAGACCGTAGCCGAGATTGTTACGCCCATCATCACAATACCCGAAACAATGCCCGCTCAGGATCTGCTGCTCCGGTTTCTGTCTGAACGAAAGAGCCTGGCCCTTGTGGTCGATGAGTTTGGCGGAACGGCAGGAATCGTTAGTCTTGAAGATATGGTGGAACAGATATTTGGCGAAATTCAGGACGAGTATGACACCAACGAAGACTGGACCAACCAGCAACTTGACGATCATACCTGGCTGCTGAGTGCCCGGCATGAAATCGACGACCTGAACTCCACCTATGGCTGGACAATACCAGAAGGCAGCTATGATACACTGGGAGGGCTGATTCTGGCAAAAAATGAAGACATACCAAAGGTGGGTGATGTAATCGAATTCCGGCCGTTTACGTTCACGATCGTTTCAATGAACGGCAACCGAATCGATACAGTAAAGGTACGTTTAAACAGGAAATTTCCTGAGTGA
- the ccsA gene encoding cytochrome c biogenesis protein CcsA: MIHTTVGQLGHFFVILSFVTALVATVAYFLSALGRRNASQTVEVEEAQLAYAGEASFGGKTAKRKAPVQTISKTTAVEKDDWKTLARWAFVIHAIAVVGVGATLYYIIYNHYFEYHYAWSHSSLALPVQYMISCFWEGQEGSFLLWLFWDALLGVLLIRSAGKQWEAPMMTIFALVQAFLASMILGVVFGDTFKLGSSPFLLLSEAMPDAPIFQADPNFVPKDGNGLNPLLQNYWMVIHPPTLFLGFALTLVPFAYCIAGLWRNQPLEWIRPALPWTLFGAMILGIGIMMGGYWAYETLNFGGYWNWDPVENAVYVPWLVMVASLHTMLIAKRSSTGLKTSIILTITTFLLILYSTFLTRSGILGNASVHSFTDLGLSGQLLVYLLVFVALAIALAIWKWKTIPADDQEASVYTKEFWLFIGATVLCLAAFQVIATTSIPVYNKILESFGKISNLALPADQIAHYNKFQVWFFVTIAILTGIGQFVWWRKVENKKWDALITPAILTLLASAALIALGSVKNPVYMVLLVASLFALLSNGTILLGIIRGNYRLSGGAIAHIGLALMLLGILYSAGFSKVISINTSGLLISNQEEFTKNDNKENKENTLLWLNQPERMGQYQLTYRGQRIEARDVPGYLPSKDVMVIEGDFHGIAQRDIEQNGKVYYKKGDTLALYPENTYYEVEYREPNGKVFSLYPRAQVNKRMGLLASPDTRHQLDRDIYTYVNSVPDPEAENKWEKTETFSVAIKDTFFLNDYVAILDDVVRTNEVDGMEVGPNDAAVRARVRVLSKNGEQILSPAFVIRNRMVAHPAETSDELGIRIQLNEIDPRTGKFTFAVNRTQRDYIVMKAFEKPLINVLWIGTLVVMLGFSISTVRRYREFRKMRDKLV, translated from the coding sequence ATGATACATACCACAGTCGGTCAGCTTGGCCATTTTTTCGTCATCCTTTCGTTTGTTACAGCACTGGTAGCAACGGTTGCGTATTTTCTGTCGGCGCTGGGTCGTCGGAACGCTTCTCAAACCGTTGAGGTCGAAGAAGCACAGCTTGCCTATGCTGGCGAAGCATCGTTCGGCGGAAAGACCGCGAAACGAAAAGCGCCCGTTCAAACTATATCAAAAACAACCGCTGTCGAAAAAGACGACTGGAAAACTCTGGCCCGCTGGGCTTTTGTTATCCATGCAATTGCTGTGGTAGGTGTAGGAGCTACGCTTTACTATATCATCTACAATCATTATTTTGAATACCATTACGCCTGGAGCCACTCGTCGCTGGCGCTGCCGGTTCAGTACATGATTTCCTGTTTCTGGGAAGGTCAGGAGGGTTCTTTTCTACTCTGGCTATTCTGGGATGCGCTGCTGGGGGTTTTATTGATTCGCTCGGCGGGGAAGCAATGGGAAGCCCCCATGATGACTATTTTTGCGCTCGTTCAGGCATTTCTGGCCTCTATGATTCTGGGTGTCGTTTTTGGCGATACCTTCAAGCTTGGTTCGTCGCCCTTCCTGTTGCTGAGCGAGGCCATGCCCGATGCGCCCATCTTCCAGGCTGACCCCAATTTTGTTCCGAAAGATGGGAATGGCCTGAACCCGCTACTCCAGAACTACTGGATGGTTATTCACCCGCCAACGCTCTTTCTGGGTTTTGCTCTAACCCTGGTGCCGTTTGCCTATTGTATTGCTGGTCTCTGGCGCAATCAGCCGCTCGAATGGATACGCCCGGCTCTGCCCTGGACTTTGTTTGGCGCCATGATTCTCGGCATCGGTATCATGATGGGTGGTTACTGGGCCTATGAAACCCTGAATTTTGGGGGCTACTGGAACTGGGACCCCGTCGAAAACGCCGTTTATGTTCCCTGGCTCGTGATGGTGGCATCGCTGCACACCATGCTGATTGCCAAACGTAGTTCTACGGGTCTGAAAACGTCGATCATTCTGACCATTACAACGTTCCTACTGATTCTGTATTCTACTTTCCTGACGCGGAGTGGCATACTGGGCAATGCGTCTGTACATTCATTTACCGATCTGGGACTATCGGGTCAATTGCTTGTTTATCTGCTGGTGTTTGTTGCGCTGGCCATTGCACTGGCTATCTGGAAATGGAAAACTATTCCGGCCGATGATCAGGAAGCTTCGGTTTATACAAAAGAATTCTGGCTTTTTATCGGTGCTACGGTTTTGTGTCTGGCCGCTTTCCAGGTGATTGCAACCACCTCCATCCCAGTTTATAACAAAATTCTGGAATCGTTCGGTAAAATCTCGAATCTGGCTTTGCCTGCCGACCAAATTGCACATTACAACAAGTTCCAGGTCTGGTTCTTTGTGACCATTGCCATTCTAACGGGTATTGGTCAGTTTGTCTGGTGGCGCAAAGTAGAGAATAAGAAGTGGGATGCGCTGATTACTCCGGCTATTCTTACTTTACTAGCCAGCGCAGCCCTGATTGCGCTCGGATCGGTTAAAAATCCGGTTTATATGGTTCTGCTGGTTGCTTCGCTCTTTGCTCTCTTAAGCAACGGAACCATTCTGCTGGGTATTATTCGGGGAAATTATCGGCTTTCGGGTGGTGCCATTGCCCACATCGGTCTGGCCCTTATGCTCCTGGGTATTCTTTACTCAGCAGGTTTCTCGAAAGTTATTTCGATCAATACCAGTGGCCTGCTCATCTCAAATCAGGAAGAGTTTACGAAGAACGACAACAAGGAAAACAAAGAAAATACCCTGCTCTGGCTGAATCAGCCCGAACGGATGGGGCAATATCAGCTTACGTATCGGGGTCAGCGCATCGAAGCCCGCGATGTACCCGGCTATCTTCCCAGTAAAGATGTTATGGTGATCGAAGGCGACTTCCACGGCATTGCGCAACGGGATATTGAACAGAACGGTAAGGTTTATTATAAAAAAGGCGATACACTGGCGCTATATCCGGAAAACACCTACTACGAAGTAGAATACCGCGAACCAAACGGGAAAGTATTCAGTCTCTATCCACGCGCTCAGGTAAACAAGCGCATGGGCCTACTGGCCTCACCCGATACGCGTCATCAGCTCGATCGGGATATTTATACATACGTTAACTCGGTACCCGATCCGGAAGCCGAAAACAAGTGGGAGAAAACCGAAACCTTTAGCGTAGCCATCAAAGATACGTTCTTCCTGAACGATTATGTGGCTATTCTGGACGATGTGGTCCGAACAAACGAGGTCGATGGTATGGAAGTTGGCCCTAATGATGCCGCCGTTCGGGCTCGGGTACGCGTACTGAGCAAAAACGGCGAACAAATTCTAAGTCCGGCATTCGTGATCAGAAACCGTATGGTTGCCCACCCTGCCGAAACAAGTGATGAATTAGGTATTCGTATTCAACTGAACGAAATTGACCCGCGCACAGGCAAGTTCACGTTTGCTGTTAATCGCACACAACGCGATTATATTGTGATGAAGGCTTTCGAAAAACCATTGATCAATGTGCTCTGGATCGGAACGTTGGTCGTAATGCTCGGCTTCAGCATCTCAACCGTCCGTCGATACCGCGAGTTCAGAAAAATGCGGGACAAACTGGTCTAG